TAATACGGCTAGAACCTCAGGTCTGTACGCATCTACTTGGTGAAGAAAAACGGATACATTGGAGCACAAGCTACACGATATGTAATTCAACAGATCCGATTTGTTCACCCCCTTGTTGTTAATTAATATGTAGTGAAATCCTAGCAGAGTGGAGAAATTCTTTGAGTGACTGATCCCGTAGATGCAGCTCGACGGTAATACAATGAACCCGTTTTGAatatatttgtaaaaaaagaacccaTAACTTTTTTCGtgataaaaaatatccatTGTGTAATTCTGATTTTCTAAAAGTTCATACTTATACTTTATACTCTGATTAAAAAAACGGATGCGGTACATCTCTTTGTCCAGGTCGTGCTTCACCTGTTCCAGGTAACCATAAGTGCAGTTTCCTCTGATAGCGCCACTGCTCTGTTCGTTTAGAAATACTTGCAACTTATCACGCATCTGAGCGAAGGAGGTGAAGATAAATGTCCATCCTTTATTGTTCTGTAGTGATTGGATATTATTTGTCTGTCCCTCATGTTGATCATCCTGCAGGGGAATACTCTCCTCCACATATGCATCATCTTCGCTTCTCCCCTTGGCGAGGATGCCCGCCATTCGACGCAGGTTCTCCGTGAGGAGGTAGATTACGTACTTGCTCTTCTGCGCGTCGTGAACGAAGCCCTCCCAGATGTGCGTAAAATACACATtgatgaagatgaagagctgctgtaaattttttatgtgccAGAAAAGGAGGTAGGTGTCTTCCTTCAAGGGAGCCAAGAATTCCTTCCTGTCAACATATCCATGGATACTTCTCATCAcagaatttttaatttcgttcTTTATCTCATTTAGCAAAAACTCAATCTTCTTATATTTTATCTCTTCCCTGAATAGAACCCGTTCGTTGTCGGAAGTTATGATCCCGCAGATGGaatcattttgaaaaataaatttcttcaCAGATGGGAATAACATATGCACGTATCTGTTCAGACATTTTAAAtcctttatatttaaataGACATCTAAGAATTCCTCATCCGTTagtaggaagaaggtgtacCATTCGCTTCGTCGTTGTAAAGTATATCGTTCCACCTCTTTCTGAATGGTTCTTAGTtctctttctgttttttcaaAATCCTCCACATCGTATGCTTTTTCTAAATGTTTCATTATCTGTGGATAGATGAAAAAATCTTCACACATCTGCTTGTACTTTCCTACAATGGAGGATAATTGGTCCGTTTTTAGAGCCTTCTTGAGTTCGCTATTTTTATGCTTGGCTAGGTCAAGATAGCATCTCTGTATTctattaataatttttaaaacgttCGTGAAATTCCTTATCTGAGTGGAGAGCTTATACAGTTCTGGGTAGATATGTTCACTGAAGGCATCGTTTTGAAGGACCAACAAGTGTGCAAGTGTTCCATTCAAATTTTGTAACAACTCCGCCACGTTGTTTACGAAGTATACCTTCTTGTTCACAAGGTTGACATCtactttgttcttccttaaGTCTCCTCTCAGCCTCTCCATCtcttcgtttatttttttttccttttcatattCCATGTAGATGTTCTCTAGGTCGGGTATTCTGTTGGCGAAGTGTAGGTGGAGCAGTTCTCTAAGCTCAATTTGCTCCTGAACCTCTGTCAGCGGTTCCTGCCGGGGGTGCCTATCCCCATCAAGGTTAACATCATGACGACTAGAACGATCAGTGCTAATGTCACCACAGCCATCTAAGTCGACCCCGCGCATGCTCACCCACGCTACATCCTCATGCACGGTACCCCCCTTGGCGCCATTCAACACAGCCACCGCCCGGTTGAAATACATCTGGCTCCCTCGCACCGAGTCCAGTAACCTCAGAACACGAAGTGCACTCTCATAGGTTCTGTGGAATCTACTACATCGCTCGTAAAAATCTCCGTTCACAAAATTCTTGTTGATCCTCTTGAAATACAAATCTATGGAAGCTATTTCAGATGACACACACTGTACATCTAGacgaaaaattttttctcctcgaTATTTCTCGTTACAACAAAGGTACTTGTAGTAGGTATAAATGGCAAGACTGTTATTcaagaacatattttttagcaAACTAAAATTCacaaatgcattttttttcttctttaaaacttTCTGATAGAAGATGTATTTGTCTACATCCTTCTTTACCTCCagaatttttctcctcagaAATTCAAGCAACTCAAATATGTAACAACGTTCTTTTGTCTGTTCATCCAGAATGAGGATTTCATCGTCCGGGCCAATCTGGAAGAGGGGATCAACAGCTCCATCTGAATCAATCCCTTTTCCTGTTCCTTCTGCAGAGTAGTACTGTTCGTGAATATCCCCTATAGGAGTTACACATCGGAGAAGGTTCTCCATCTCTTCTAGTGTATGGACAAAGTTGAAGTGGATGAGGTTACCCTTGACGATGCTTAAGATTCTCTGGATATTTTGCTCCACTTTACCGATTTCGATGGTTAGGTCTCTAAAGAGATTGCTAAATTCTAtatcgtaatttttttccttgtgaaGGATGCTTTTCATGGAATTCATTTTCTGGTTAATATGGAAGATCTTGGTGGTGTAGTTCCCACTCATGCTTATGTagtattttttgaaaagtagaaaaagggATGATATGGATTCTACGTTTTCTTCTATGCTCACAAGTTCATTCACAAACTTGTTCGTGAAGGTGATGTACTCAACGAGTTCATTAATGGTGGAAGGAATATTATTTATGAGGTTGAAGGATTTGTCCAGTTTACTCGTCAACTCCTCTATCGTTTGGTTGCTCAACGATGGTAGGTAACTGATGAGGTGGTTCCACTTACTCTTGATGTTATTCAACAGGTTATCGATCAGGTGTGCATTATCCACCTTAAACAAATGTATCTGTATGTGTTTATCCATCCGTTTCACTTTGTTTTCCAGCTCCTTAAATGATATAAAAAGTTGAGAAATCGACTGTGTGTTCATAATATCTATCTGATCCACTTGGATCTGGTCATTCTTGTTGTGCAGTTGGATGATTTCCTCAAATTCGCTACAAGATTCCACCATCGAGTTGTACattattttcatcttctccTTGAGTTCCTCATCCAAATCCTGAATTACTTCATCTGCACCAATGGCATCGGCGAAACGTGTGGTGGGTAGTGCTTCACGGGGTAAAACTCGATAAGGTATCAATTCATGTATTTGTGATTCATCCATGTGCTGTGCATCTGCTTTCGCTGCGCTTGACCGATCATTACTCATCAGTAGTGTTTTATCAAGGGCAGTTCCCGGATCCTCCTCCCTACCCCCTCTAAAAATTACACTGTCTACGAAAATCTCATTCGCGAAGAACTCCCTTATCTTGTAATAATTAAAGAACTCCTCCcgcatgcatatattttcaaTACCCGTATAGAAACTCTCCATCAGAGTATTTATTAGTAGGTTGCAATCTGGTGTTATTTTcaaatgatatttttctaCATGTAGAACAACGCTGAAAAGACAcacttcatttttcgttttatttcTTGCACTGTTGCTTCTGCTATACATGGTATTTATATTAATTCCTACGTTTTTATTGTCTGACTGGATATTCCTTTCTTTGTTTTCCACCTTAATTAACCTGTATGGTGTACCATCCTtgttgattatttttttggggctattccttcctcttgtTTTTCCCACCATGGATTCGTTAACCCTACCACTGCCACCAGATTCTCCCGTTTGAGCATAGGGAGAGTAAACCGCTCCACTGACTTGTCTCATCAGAGAGGATCCACCATTGGTGAGTCCTTTCGTTACGCTAAATGGAGTAGAGGTATCTGTATTGATTCTGTTATTATTCTCGACATCCCCTTCCTGGGCGGGTCtatcttctccattttgatcCTCCTCGAAATAGTTGTTGAGTATCCCCAGGAAATAGTTGTACGTCTGCATGATGATGCCCCTGAGGGTGTCGTCGCAGAGGTATTGACACAACTGTATGAAGTGCTTTATGTAGACGCAGTAGCAGCTACTCAGTGCGATTTTGTTGTAATACACGTCGATGTCGACTTCGGCGTTGCCATTGACCTTTGCATTGGCCTTTGCGTTCATCTTTGCATTCATCTTTGCGTTCATCTTTGCATTCATCTTTGCATTCATCTTTGCGTTCATCTTTGCATTCATCTTTGCATTCATCTTTGCATTCATCTTTGCATTCATCTTCGCACGAGCGTTGATGGTGTCCGGTTTTCCGCTCTTCGTGTGCCCCTCGGTAGAGGCTTTCACCCCCTTCAAACGGATCGATCCGTTTTGCATAACCGTACTTAGCATTCCCTTCTGTGTGACTCCACTTGGCACTGCTACGATGGGTCCACCTTCCACCTGTGCGGAACCTCCCTGCACAATGCCATTTATCTTTAAAAACCCATTGAGAGCCTTCAAGCTGTACTCACAGATAATCGTAGCAATATGATTGAGCTTGCCCTTAATGAAGTTATCGAACTTTGGGAAATACTCTCCTTGGAAATTCTTAAATTGCTCCAAGCTCATGTTGGTAATGTTTGTATCGATCAGTCTGTACTCTCTCACCTCGTCCAAAATAGTTTGTATCTCTATGAACCCTTTCAGGAAGTGCTCATTCAAGAAGAGCAAGTTCtcctttatatattttttctttctgctAAATTTCGACGACTTAATCATATTcttcaggagaaaaaaatatttgtacaaTTGGAATTTCCTTACGAACTTCAAGCTGAGGGCACTCTTAAGGAGAGTTATGTGGTCCTTCCATTCGTTCAGTTCGTAGAAGGtcgtttcgtttttttcgttcGTCATCACTCCGCTCAGCGATATGGAcatgacaccttcttccttcttcgatCCGCAGGGAACCTTCTCGTACCCCCCTTCGGCCAGGCTGCGACGGGAATAACAGAAGGGGCAAAGTGGAATTAAAACGAGAAGGCGTCTAAAGAACTGGAAAAGGGGGATATGTGGCCAAACAAAACGAGGCAATGTGCCTGACGAGCCACGGAGCCATGAAGACACAACCCCCTCACTCACCTCCGCACATAGATAAACTCGTTGGTCCTCATGTTGTTCTTCACAAAGTCAATCAGTTCTATATGGGTAGACCACTTGTCCACCACGCTAAAACTCGCCTCCACGATAtctagtttttttttaaatgcaccCTCTTGCCCACACTTCGGCATTTTCTTCTCGCTTTTCCCAccaagggggagaagcaCCGACCCCTTGGCGACCTCTCCCTGGGCTGTATGTGCCACTGCTAAAGTAGGTGCAGAACCTGATGTTGATTCTGCGGATGATGCCACAGAACATTTCTTCGCTAGCCCCACCTCTCCTTCATCTGTTGCACCAAGtgccccatttttttgttgcgtTCCCTTCTTCCTGCTCCCTAcaactttttcctccttcacagGGACGTGGTCTTTCAAAATATCATCTATCTCCAGCAGAGcgttcatttccttcttcttcttggcGCCTCCAAATGATTTATTAATTGGATCATTTGCTACCCCCCATTGGTCGTTTGTTCCACTTTTCCTACTGCTCCCGAATATCTCTCCTATGGTTCTTCTCATTGCACCAGAGCCTATAGCCCCTttgtcttcctcatttggTGATCCATGTCCAGTGTTACTAAACTTAACGAACAGATTTTTCTTCAACGATGAGTAGTTCATTGTGAATTTCTGTTGTTGTTGCTAACACGGGTATGTATTCAGTTTGAGgagagtaaaaatatttagaaTCCTTGGAATCCTTGCGCATTTCCCCGCGACTGCACATATACGTGTAGCCATACGGTTGATTGCGCGAGGTTCCAGCATGTTTGCGAATGCCATGAACATGCACATTCGCTCCTACATGTGAGAATTCAGAtaaattgttttttcatcttgTGCCATTAGTTCGACaaacaaaagggaaggaatgatcCGCAATGGAAATTCTAAGAagtgtttctttctttttttttttttttttttttttttttttccttaacttTAGACAAGATACTAGGGGATCTACCTTCCCGACGggtcctattttttttttttttttttttttttttttctcgcctaTGTGTGTAGACCACTAACGCTACACGGATTCAAAAAATTACGCTCACCAAAACGCATACCATGGTGGAGAGGGATACGCATCTTTACACTGACATGTATTAATGGAACTGAAAGGTGCAGAATGTTGGGACCGCTTCTTCTCAGCAGAAGGTTCCTCCCCTTCTGTTGAATCACACATGATGTGGAAAGTGCTAAACTGGAAATGGATGAATTACTCAACACGGAAGAACCGTCTTATGCGTAAGGGGGTAGATGTGAATGGAAAACAAACCTTCctccaataattttttccttccgatAATTAATTGTCTATACAAGGCACAGCTATCACATTTTCCCCCGGCTTGTAcatactttcctttttttttctcccttataTGGAGTCCAGTTAAATATGGCTCTAAGGAAGGGGCACACAGAGGGAGGGGGTAATACATACCCCCAACCCCTTctgggaggggggggagggacaTTTGTTCACATTCTCTTCACTGTAACGGAAGAATTGGGAGTCGTGTTATTCCGGTGACAAGATAATTGGAGAGTCCACCTGCACGATGCTATACTCCTTTATGCACATGTACGTAAACCGCAACTTCACAATTGGtgaacttcttttttatgaCAAAATCGGCCACTCTCCGTGAGTATTATTTTCACAAAGGTAGCTTTTCAACGGGTTGGAAAATAGGCCAACGTTTTGGTAAAGCCGGGGGTGCGTAGGCGGAGCGGGTTCTCATCTCTGTGCACAAAAGCTATCGCCTGTGGTGGATTCGCATTACTAAGCAATATTGCTATGctatataaaggaaaaaaaaaaaaaaaaataataataaaataaaaaaaaaagggaaaaggaaaaggcaaaaagaaaaagcagtACTATTTATCATCGAaagtttacaaaaaaaaatagcagagCAAAATGAGCAACCCTGTTTGTTGCACCTGCTCCCCCTTTGAAGAATTCCCACACCCCTGTTAATACAGAAAAGCGCttcgaaggaagaaaagaaacgtGACGGGCTTCCTCCCTAAGGGATATGATCAAAGCTTATACGGCCAAACTGCCAAAGCAGAGGCACATCGATAAAGACGTTCGCTCCTTCTCCAAATTCACTAGTGCGCATTTTAGTGGTACCCCCCTGGTTATTCCCTCGACTGTACTGCGCACACCCGCATTAACACGACAACGCTGTACACGCAATTCCCCTGAAACAAGAAAATGGGCTTCTTCTCTAACTGGCCGTTCAAAAACACCAGTGAAGAGGCCAAGGGAGGGGCGCCGAAGAAGAAGATCTGTTGCGTCTGCCTGGAAACCAAGAAACTACGAGACGAGTGCATCGTCAAACTTGGAGAGGAGCAGTGCAGGAAATATATTGAAGACCACAACCAGTGTTTGCGGAATGAGGGCTTCGACGTGAAGTAAGCAGTTCTCAGTGTTACTTCTCTTCAAAAACGGGGGGAAGAGGCGTCCTGGAAAGAGCCAAGGAATGCAGCAACCAAGGCGATCGAGCTGCATATCCAAGACCGTGTGCAAATTTCCTACATAACACCCTAAAACAGGTTACTCTCCTTTAAAAATCACCAGCCCCTCGGACAGCTCAGGAGATTAACAGTCGAGACTGTTCGTGTAAATATTGCTGTACGCGCTTCGTTGCCTCTCTCTCCCCCTTGACCGAACCAAACAATTTGGAGTCACATTGTCACCGCGTCTTAACCGTGTCACACAGTGATACGCGAGGAGACACTACCGGAAGAGCccgtttttttccgcttccaACTACTCACAAGGGAATAATTATTTCCTGTCTAGCGAAGttgcacacaatttttttttttttttttttttttatatgaacgtgcaagaaaaaattatgaacagttcataaaaaaaaaaaaaaaaaaaaaaaaaaatttgtgtgCAACTACCAAGTGCCGTACAGTACATTTTACGCACCCCTGATCCATTTACGGAAATTGGCCCACACGTGGAAGCTAAAAAGTACATTTTCCCTACTGCAggatttcctccttcacccCTACAAGAGCAAACATCAGGCGAAATCGATTTTGTATCCGCACACAGAGGATAGTAAGGCGCAACCACCATCTACTCGAACGAAAATGCTCCTGCGCAGATATCCAATTGGAAGATGCCTTCGGGTCTTCCCCCCCACATTGACAAAACATCCAAACGTAATCAGGAAGTATGTGCAACCCCCCCGAAGGGAAGCAAGCACCATGACGTATACTCCGTTCAAGTGCAGCACAATCAGCAGTACAAACCTTGCGCAACAACGAATAAGCAACATAACCTGCACACAAATAGACGTAACCAAACAGGTGAAACGATTTTACAACCCGAGGGAAAATATCAACTGGACTCTGATTCGATTCCGACACAGAGTATCAcaattacgaaaaaaaaaattaaaatataaaaaccaCTCCAAGGTTGCGTTACGATTTCGCTTAACCAGATTTGGATGGGAAAGGTTGCAGTCAGGTCGAAATGCGAGTAAAAGAAATTTGTCCATCAAAAAgtacaatgaaaaaatgaaaataaaatacgtCTCACGGGATGACATCAAGAAGTTCAAGTTCCAAATGCCTAGCTATGTCCTGCGGTTACGCGACTCTCCGGTTGATTACAACCCCAATATTATGCGTGCCCGCAAGTTCTTGCCTTCGCACTTTGGTTAGTGGGGGGCACACATATAGGAGCGTGCGTTTTTCTTCCACGCGTACGCCCATCAACAGGATTATTCTACACGTGAACGCTTTAAAACGACGTTGTCGTCACGATGGCGAATTTTTCGTATGCAGCCATCACAtgcatggaaaaaataaaaataaaaaacaaacaaatgaatAAACACCAAATGGACCCCGTCCTTCCCACTGGCAATCATCCCTTGAGTTCCTCAGACGACcatcttttattattttgtatgTTCCATTCGTTATGCGTCTTTTCCGGTCTTATCCGCTGAGTAGTTTCCTTGGCCCATTTCTAGCCTGTAGTGGAGAATTAACAAGGGAAAACGGAGAAAAGAGGGTGCAATATGAGATTGTTCACGGTCGTTCGCGCAGATCACTCCGTATAACACTATAAAGATTGTATTTTGCGCAACGCGCATGTGCATATAGCTACGTGTGGACCAAtgggagaaaatttttatagGCCAAACTAGCcgttattattttcatcgtGTGGTCCCCTCACACAAGGTACATCAGCAATATTAACACCTTGCACATGTATCCTCCCCTGTGATGCTCCAATTTCGGCGTACCTCTTCGCGGCGACTTTTTCAAGCCACCATGTCCACTGGGTTAGGTTGGGATCTCTAATCTCTGGGATGTTGTACTGACTGAGGGAATGGCAAAAGGTTACACATATATCGTGTGTGAGGCAAGTTCGGATGGAAATTCACACAAAAGCTAATACTCATGCAAAACAAGTTGCCCTGTTTGTCATataaacgaaaaaaacaCCTGCACTGTTCAGGCGAACTGTGCCaaaatttgcacattttattattattattttaatttttaattttttttttttttttttttttttttactatctAGCTAGCTGATCcagaacaacaaaaatgccAACGGTCCCAAAAATGCTCTTTGCAAACCAGTTTTTCTTAAATATTAAATtgtattttcccattttgtgatGTTGTTTTGTGTTGTACAATTTCGGAGGGACgatgatatattttttaatttccttctttggatGTAACTTGGCGATACTGGATGGAGGGGCGCGAACGGACAAGCCTCATTCCCGTGTGCTCAGGGTGGTGAATTCTCCGTGCACGGATTCGCACGTATATGCATTCGTAACGTCAGTATATAAGTACACTGGGAGGACgcaaaaattgttttccGTTCTTTAATACAAATATGCTTGAAAGAGTCACTCTTTTACAATGATCTGATAACGTGCCGACGAATTCACTCCAGGGGTAACCAATTcagtgccattttttttttttttttttttttttttttttttggagggagGAAACTTGTTTTATACAAGCATCACGCGGTTAtcgcttctttcttttttttttttttttattcgccACACATATACGCGGAGCACATTACACAGATGGCACCGCTGATGCCAAACAGTTTTTTGCTAActctttaaaaaggaaagagaaaaaaagcatatgAAAGAAGTGCATGTAAAATAAAGGATCACatggaggggggaggaaaaaaaaaaaagaaaaggaaaaccacCTTTCGGTGCCCATAAACCAATTCCACCCCAGTGCATCACACATAAATAAGGTGACCTCCTCATCGAATTGTAAAATGGCCAAACGCGGGAGCTGTTATGGCACCGTAAGTAAAAGCATACAGCAGCTACACACGTGACGTGTAAAAGTACACGGATACAATCTTATCCTCCCACTTCCTCCCTCCTTAGCAATTGACAAAtatgtacgaaaaaaaaaaaaaaaaaaaaaaaaaaaaaaaaaaaaaaaaaattcacaactCAGGATGCCATAGTCGTCTTCAAGTCATCTACACACTGAAAGGTAAAAAGGAGtgaaagatgaaaaatataactaGCCAAATAACATGAACTGCTTATTAAACAGTGTGCCACTTGTTTGTCTCTTCACGTTGGGCATGCATTTTTTATGCCCCTCTTTGGgcttcctttcctcttcaatCCTACGTttccaaatatttttatttcgttcgcCTGCGATTCAATCTGCCAGGAAAGAGGGTGGGGAAAACGCACCGATGTGTATACATGCACAGAAGTTAGCTACTGTCGTGTGGATGGCGCGATGGATGCTTCCTTACCAGAGCCAGGATGTTACGCTCGGTGTCATCCTCCGTGTTCTTTATTGTGTTCCGTATGGCCTCCAGGTTGTCGTATATTTTCTGTAAGTTATACTTGTTGTTTTCTTTCTGCGCAAGCGAAGGGAACGGAAATGGATACAATGGAAGGCATTTCTTGTAGATCATCACCATGCGAACAACCACAGAGTGGACAGATCAAAAGGAGCGACACTGACGGTGTCGCACTGCTCGGCAAATCCTCCCTCTTACATATTCCCCGAACGAGCTAACGTAACTCTTGGTGTTTTCTACCAAGTCTGCGTTGTGCTTTCCCTTGAGCATCTGCACAGGCgggacggaaaaaaaaaaaaaaaaaaaaaaaaaaaaaacatgttaaCGGCACGACCAAGTAACCATGAGAATATATGACGATGCGACGATGCAACCGCTGCGTTGCGGAGAGCCACACATGGGCATGCcgtttttcttccaattACTGCTAGCAGTTTTATCATCCTGCTCTTGCTACGTTCCacctgagaaaaaaaaaaaaaaaaaaaaaaaaatgatcatctTCATCTGGACCCTTCATCTGGATGGAATATGAAAACGCTCCCGGCTCAAGACATCTGGCAAAAGCAACCCATCGGTGGATATAGTTAGCAAGACATTGAAGCTACGGTTCACTTTGTCCACCCCTCCGTTCCTACACTTACTTCTTCCGCACTTaaccaatttttattttctgagGAAGCACTTGCACTATCGTCTGATACCGATGAACGAGGGGATGAGGAGGATATGTAAGACAATTCTCCTTTTGCCTGTCTTTCGTCCGTTATTTTCTGTTTCCTCTTCGTTGTGCATTTCTTCGTAAGATCATCAAGTTCTGCACAGCCTGGTTGAACATTCCCCTTTCTGTTTCTACAAAATTCACTTTCGAGGGGAATGCTGTCATCACCACCATGCTCCTTATCGCCATCACAGAAGCTAGAGTTTATGTGCTGGAGGTAGAGGAAGTATTGTTTATGATGAGATGGAGCATGGGAACAATTAACTTAACTGGATATGTGACGCATAGATATATgggccactttttttttttttttccattcgctCCTTCCTTACATCGTTCAGGGTGTGCAGCTGATGTTCGATAACTCGGATCTGCCATAGGGAGGGGAGAAAgcatgtggagaaaaaaaaaaaaaaaaggtaaccaAATATCCAAACTATGTATAAAAGAAGCCAAGTGTATCGGAGAAGACGATTCATATGAATTAAACGTAACTGCACAAATGGACAAGTAAGCCCACCTTCTCATGGAGTCTGTTGTGGTAGGATTTGTCAGGGTTCTCTTCCAtgtttccttctcccttgtCTAAACTAGTGGGAAGTCTATCCCTGATGGGTTCATTAGAATTTCTCTCCTCCCTCCTATGAAGACCCTTCTCCTTATTGCTGATCCTTTGCTTTTCTGCAATTTtcatgtaagaaaaaaaaaaaaaaaaaaaaaaaaaaaaacgtgggGGAAGAATAACGGCATCGTGGCGATTGATCAAACTATTGAGGGATTCTCTTTCACTTCCGTTTGCTTCTCCCCACTTACCGGCTTTGTGGTGATCCTTCATTGGAACTCCGTGTGGGACATCGCCTTTCACATCCTGCcatcaaaggaagaaaaaaaaaaaaaacaaaaattttctccacctaGATATGTGTTAAAGCACAGGGAGCACATCCCTTAGCGACAGAAACCATCCATGTAGGAATGTCTGAACAAAACTCACATGGTCAAATTGAGAGTGCAGGCTCTCCAAACATAGAgacagatttttttttcgcaaattttttagcataatGGAGTGGTTGTGCAGTTCCTCCTCCAGGTGGTTGATGTCGTCTTCGAGGATGATCCTGGACGGCTTGCACGAGCTGGaggaagggagaaggaatgtgaaGAAAGAATGTATCCAATGGACGAACCGGACAAATAAATGACGAACTCatataaaagaagaaacacaaGATGATGCCTCTGCGCCCAGAGGTTGAGCAATCCGAATGAATTCCCCATTGCGAAGCGAGATGGACAAACCAGTTGGGGTTGCTCCTGTCCGTATCAAAGATGTGCGCCTTCAcatccttcactttttttcggAGTTCGTTTATCTTAATCACGATGTGGTTTATCTGTATGAGGAGTTGTGTAAGTGAAATTTTGAACAATGGCGACTGCATCCATGAGGGAGGGACCTTCCTCTACATCGACGCCCCCTCATGTGTTCACACAACAAACAACACGCTTAAGTCGAATGCACCACCGTTGGTGCAAAGGGGCATTCCGCTACCTCTTCGAAATTCTCGTTGACTAGCTCCTCC
Above is a window of Plasmodium knowlesi strain H genome assembly, chromosome: 6 DNA encoding:
- a CDS encoding cytochrome c oxidase copper chaperone, putative, producing the protein MGFFSNWPFKNTSEEAKGGAPKKKICCVCLETKKLRDECIVKLGEEQCRKYIEDHNQCLRNEGFDVK